In Macadamia integrifolia cultivar HAES 741 chromosome 12, SCU_Mint_v3, whole genome shotgun sequence, the following are encoded in one genomic region:
- the LOC122057943 gene encoding uncharacterized protein LOC122057943 yields MMKPVTNGGGDHYPEKRRCGCCGSRKRCCVVVSATVLITVVLVILIVAFTVYKIKEPTTVIVSSTVEGVTPRVVLVPQLKVELNITLELGFLIHNPNHASFQHGPITALIFYRGTLQVAEAELSSGRIPPAGSVTLPCWVTVQADRFASEMKQLASDVLAGEIQMESRASVPGKVKFLIFHKHVVAVSDCLITIGVSDLKVRSQDCHNKIKL; encoded by the coding sequence ATGATGAAACCAGTGACCAATGGCGGGGGAGATCACTACCCTGAGAAGCGCCGGTGTGGATGTTGCGGCAGCCGCAAAAGATGTTGCGTCGTGGTGTCGGCGACGGTCCTCATTACCGTGGTATTGGTCATCCTCATCGTGGCCTTCACCGTCTACAAGATCAAAGAGCCAACAACCGTAATCGTTTCATCCACGGTGGAGGGCGTGACGCCGCGGGTGGTATTGGTGCCGCAGTTGAAGGTGGAGCTAAACATCACCCTGGAGCTGGGCTTCCTTATCCACAACCCAAACCACGCTAGCTTCCAGCACGGCCCTATCACCGCACTTATCTTCTACCGCGGCACCCTTCAGGTGGCTGAGGCCGAACTCTCCTCTGGGCGCATCCCACCCGCTGGCTCCGTGACCCTTCCCTGCTGGGTCACCGTCCAGGCTGACCGCTTTGCCTCCGAGATGAAACAGCTGGCCAGCGACGTCTTGGCGGGAGAGATTCAAATGGAGAGCAGGGCCTCTGTCCCCGGTAAGGTCAAGTTCCTCATCTTCCACAAACACGTGGTGGCCGTTTCAGATTGTCTGATAACCATTGGTGTGAGCGATCTCAAAGTCCGAAGCCAGGACTGCCATAATAAGATTAAGTTGTAA